A window of the Cucurbita pepo subsp. pepo cultivar mu-cu-16 chromosome LG01, ASM280686v2, whole genome shotgun sequence genome harbors these coding sequences:
- the LOC111799112 gene encoding multicopper oxidase LPR2-like isoform X1, whose protein sequence is MMLPILFLFCCFSATTGFGSERLINPKKLPMFVDDLPEIPTLSGFHGRHSKHLRLGMFLKTWKFHRDLPPTPVFAYGVSKDSATVPGPTIEAIHGISTYVTWENHLPDRHILPWDPTIPTAIPAGNRGIPTVVHLHGGITEPGSDGHATSWFTNGFKQKGPSWTNKTYHYNNHQHPGNLWYHDHAMGLTRVNLLAGLIGSYIIRHPHVEAPLRLPHGREFDRPLVIFDRSFLYNGSIFMNSTGNNPSIHPQWQPEYFGDVIVVNGKAWPRLTVRRRKYRFRIINASNARFFKFFFTNGLRFIHVGSDSAYLAKPVVSKAILLAPSEIADVVVDFSKSMSDTVILANGAAYPYPSGDPASEGNNKVMKFYISRKKEVETQRVPSKLIEYPKPKLSDASHTRYIAMYEYTSDIDEPIHLYINGKRYEAPVTEKPKVGSTEIWYVINLTEDNHPLHIHLGLLAALDQTELVRLEEFKDCMTRKNDAVKCKIEQHARGKRIKVSSHEKGWKNVYKMMPGYVTKILVRFSNIQSNASYPFDATAEPGYVYHCHILDHEDNEMMRPLKLVD, encoded by the exons ATGATGCTCCCAATTCTGTTCCTGTTTTGCTGTTTCTCTGCAACAACTGGGTTTGGTTCTGAACGGCTTATAAATCCCAAGAAGCTGCCTATGTTCGTCGACGACTTGCCGGAAATCCCCACACTCTCCGGCTTCCATGGCCGCCATTCCAAGCACCTCCGCCTTGGCATGTTCCTCAAGACATGG AAATTTCACCGAGATCTTCCCCCGACTCCTGTTTTTGCTTACGGTGTTTCCAAGGACTCTGCAACAGTTCCTGGCCCTACAATCGAAGCCATCCATGGCATCTCCACGTATGTGACGTGGGAAAATCACCTCCCTGACCGGCATATTCTTCCATGGGACCCCACAATTCCGACTGCCATCCCTGCCGGGAATCGTGGCATCCCGACGGTGGTTCATCTCCATGGCGGCATCACCGAGCCTGGCAGCGATGGGCATGCAACCTCATGGTTCACTAATGGCTTCAAGCAGAAAGGACCCTCATGGACCAACAAGACATATCACTATAACAATCACCAGCACCCTGGTAATCTTTGGTACCATGATCATGCCATGGGGTTGACTAGAGTCAACCTTCTTGCTGGCCTGATTGGATCCTATATAATCCGTCACCCCCATGTCGAGGCTCCTCTCCGACTCCCTCACGGTCGTGAATTCGACCGTCCATTGGTCATCTTTGATCGAAGCTTTCTCTACAATGGCTCCATCTTCATGAATTCCACCGGCAATAATCCCTCTATACATCCCCAGTGGCAACCTGAATACTTCGGCGATGTTATTGTCGTCAACGGTAAAGCCTGGCCACGTTTGACAGTACGACGTCGCAAGTATCGATTCCGCATCATCAATGCTAGTAACGCTagattcttcaaatttttctttaccAATGGCCTTAGATTCATACATGTAGGATCGGACTCGGCCTACCTTGCAAAACCTGTAGTTTCCAAGGCGATCCTACTGGCACCATCAGAGATTGCTGACGTGGTGGTTGACTTTTCAAAGTCAATGAGTGACACAGTCATCCTAGCCAACGGTGCAGCCTACCCTTATCCATCCGGGGATCCCGCAAGTGAAGGTAACAACAAAGtgatgaaattttatatttcaagaaagaaagaagttgaAACGCAGAGAGTTCCCAGCAAACTAATAGAGTACCCGAAACCAAAACTATCCGATGCATCGCACACTCGGTACATTGCCATGTACGAATACACGAGTGACATCGACGAGCCAATCCATCTATACATAAACGGAAAAAGGTATGAAGCACCAGTGACAGAGAAGCCAAAGGTAGGGAGCACAGAGATATGGTACGTGATCAATCTGACAGAGGACAATCATCCATTACACATTCACCTCGGGCTACTGGCCGCACTCGACCAGACAGAGCTGGTTCGGCTGGAAGAGTTTAAGGATTGCATGACGAGAAAAAACGATGCAGTGAAGTGCAAAATTGAACAACATGCACGTGGAAAACGGATTAAGGTAAGCAGTCATGAGAAAGGGTGGAAGAATGTCTACAAGATGATGCCTGGATATGTGACAAAGATACTGGTGAGGTTTTCCAACATACAATCGAACGCATCATACCCGTTCGATGCAACTGCAGAGCCTGGCTATGTTTACCATTGTCAC ATATTGGATCATGAAGACAATGAGATGATGAGACCATTGAAGCTGGTTGACTGA
- the LOC111799112 gene encoding multicopper oxidase LPR2-like isoform X2 has protein sequence MMLPILFLFCCFSATTGFGSERLINPKKLPMFVDDLPEIPTLSGFHGRHSKHLRLGMFLKTWKFHRDLPPTPVFAYGVSKDSATVPGPTIEAIHGISTYVTWENHLPDRHILPWDPTIPTAIPAGNRGIPTVVHLHGGITEPGSDGHATSWFTNGFKQKGPSWTNKTYHYNNHQHPGNLWYHDHAMGLTRVNLLAGLIGSYIIRHPHVEAPLRLPHGREFDRPLVIFDRSFLYNGSIFMNSTGNNPSIHPQWQPEYFGDVIVVNGKAWPRLTVRRRKYRFRIINASNARFFKFFFTNGLRFIHVGSDSAYLAKPVVSKAILLAPSEIADVVVDFSKSMSDTVILANGAAYPYPSGDPASEGNNKVMKFYISRKKEVETQRVPSKLIEYPKPKLSDASHTRYIAMYEYTSDIDEPIHLYINGKRYEAPVTEKPKVGSTEIWYVINLTEDNHPLHIHLGLLAALDQTELVRLEEFKDCMTRKNDAVKCKIEQHARGKRIKVSSHEKGWKNVYKMMPGYVTKILVRFSNIQSNASYPFDATAEPGYVYHCHILDHEDNEMMRPLKLVD, from the exons ATGATGCTCCCAATTCTGTTCCTGTTTTGCTGTTTCTCTGCAACAACTGGGTTTGGTTCTGAACGGC TCATAAATCCCAAGAAGCTGCCTATGTTCGTCGACGACTTGCCGGAAATCCCCACACTCTCCGGCTTCCATGGCCGCCATTCCAAGCACCTCCGCCTTGGCATGTTCCTCAAGACATGG AAATTTCACCGAGATCTTCCCCCGACTCCTGTTTTTGCTTACGGTGTTTCCAAGGACTCTGCAACAGTTCCTGGCCCTACAATCGAAGCCATCCATGGCATCTCCACGTATGTGACGTGGGAAAATCACCTCCCTGACCGGCATATTCTTCCATGGGACCCCACAATTCCGACTGCCATCCCTGCCGGGAATCGTGGCATCCCGACGGTGGTTCATCTCCATGGCGGCATCACCGAGCCTGGCAGCGATGGGCATGCAACCTCATGGTTCACTAATGGCTTCAAGCAGAAAGGACCCTCATGGACCAACAAGACATATCACTATAACAATCACCAGCACCCTGGTAATCTTTGGTACCATGATCATGCCATGGGGTTGACTAGAGTCAACCTTCTTGCTGGCCTGATTGGATCCTATATAATCCGTCACCCCCATGTCGAGGCTCCTCTCCGACTCCCTCACGGTCGTGAATTCGACCGTCCATTGGTCATCTTTGATCGAAGCTTTCTCTACAATGGCTCCATCTTCATGAATTCCACCGGCAATAATCCCTCTATACATCCCCAGTGGCAACCTGAATACTTCGGCGATGTTATTGTCGTCAACGGTAAAGCCTGGCCACGTTTGACAGTACGACGTCGCAAGTATCGATTCCGCATCATCAATGCTAGTAACGCTagattcttcaaatttttctttaccAATGGCCTTAGATTCATACATGTAGGATCGGACTCGGCCTACCTTGCAAAACCTGTAGTTTCCAAGGCGATCCTACTGGCACCATCAGAGATTGCTGACGTGGTGGTTGACTTTTCAAAGTCAATGAGTGACACAGTCATCCTAGCCAACGGTGCAGCCTACCCTTATCCATCCGGGGATCCCGCAAGTGAAGGTAACAACAAAGtgatgaaattttatatttcaagaaagaaagaagttgaAACGCAGAGAGTTCCCAGCAAACTAATAGAGTACCCGAAACCAAAACTATCCGATGCATCGCACACTCGGTACATTGCCATGTACGAATACACGAGTGACATCGACGAGCCAATCCATCTATACATAAACGGAAAAAGGTATGAAGCACCAGTGACAGAGAAGCCAAAGGTAGGGAGCACAGAGATATGGTACGTGATCAATCTGACAGAGGACAATCATCCATTACACATTCACCTCGGGCTACTGGCCGCACTCGACCAGACAGAGCTGGTTCGGCTGGAAGAGTTTAAGGATTGCATGACGAGAAAAAACGATGCAGTGAAGTGCAAAATTGAACAACATGCACGTGGAAAACGGATTAAGGTAAGCAGTCATGAGAAAGGGTGGAAGAATGTCTACAAGATGATGCCTGGATATGTGACAAAGATACTGGTGAGGTTTTCCAACATACAATCGAACGCATCATACCCGTTCGATGCAACTGCAGAGCCTGGCTATGTTTACCATTGTCAC ATATTGGATCATGAAGACAATGAGATGATGAGACCATTGAAGCTGGTTGACTGA